The proteins below are encoded in one region of Equus przewalskii isolate Varuska chromosome 1, EquPr2, whole genome shotgun sequence:
- the HNRNPH3 gene encoding heterogeneous nuclear ribonucleoprotein H3 isoform X3, with translation MYDRMRRGGDGYDGGYGGFDDYGGYNNYGYGNDGFDDRMRDGRGMGGHGYGGAGDASSGFHGGHFVHMRGLPFRATENDIANFFSPLNPIRVHIDIGADGRATGEADVEFVTHEDAVAAMSKDKNNMQHRYIELFLNSTPGGGSGMGGSGMGGYGRDGMDNQGGYGSVGRMGMGNNYSGGYGTPDGLGGYGRGGGGSGGYYGQGGMSGGGWRGMY, from the exons ATGTATGACAGAATGCGACGAGGAGGTGATGGATATGATGGTG GTTATGGAGGTTTTGATGACTATGGTGGCTATAATAATTATGGCTATGGAAATGATGGCTTTGATGACAGAATGAGAGATGGAAGag GTATGGGAGGACATGGCTATGGTGGAGCCGGTGATGCAAGTTCAGGTTTCCATGGTGGTCATTTTGTACATATGAGAGGATTGCCTTTTCGTGCAACTGAAAATGACATTGCTAAT ttcttctcaCCACTAAATCCAATACGAGTGCATATTGATATTGGAGCTGATGGCAGAGCAACAGGAGAAGCAGATGTAGAATTTGTGACACATGAAGATGCAGTAGCTGCCATGTCTAAAGATAAGAATAACATGC AACATCGATACATTGAACTCTTCTTGAATTCTACTCCTGGAGGTGGCTCTGGAATGGGAGGTTCTGGAATGGGAGGCTACGGCAGAGATGGAATGG ataatcaagGAGGTTATGGCTCTGTTGGAAGAATGGGAATGGGAAACAATTACAGTGGAGGCTATGGTACTCCTGACGGTTTGGGTGGTTATG GCCgcggtggtggtggcagtggaggttACTATGGGCAAGGTGGCATGAGTGGAGGTGGATGGCGTGGGATGTACTAA
- the HNRNPH3 gene encoding heterogeneous nuclear ribonucleoprotein H3 isoform X1, with amino-acid sequence MDWVMKHNGPNDASDGTVRLRGLPFGCSKEEIVQFFQGLEIVPNGITLTMDYQGRSTGEAFVQFASKEIAENALGKHKERIGHRYIEIFRSSRSEIKGFYDPPRRLLGQRPGPYDRPIGGRGGYYGAGRGSMYDRMRRGGDGYDGGYGGFDDYGGYNNYGYGNDGFDDRMRDGRGMGGHGYGGAGDASSGFHGGHFVHMRGLPFRATENDIANFFSPLNPIRVHIDIGADGRATGEADVEFVTHEDAVAAMSKDKNNMQHRYIELFLNSTPGGGSGMGGSGMGGYGRDGMDNQGGYGSVGRMGMGNNYSGGYGTPDGLGGYGRGGGGSGGYYGQGGMSGGGWRGMY; translated from the exons ATGGATTGGGTTATGAAACATAATGGTCCAAATGACGCTAGTGATGGGACAGTACGACTTCGTGGACTGCCATTTGGTTGCAGCAAAGAGGAAATAGTTCAGTTCTTTCAAG GGTTGGAAATCGTGCCAAATGGGATAACATTGACGATGGACTACCAGGGGAGAAGCACAGGGGAGGCCTTCGTGCAGTTTGCTTCAAAGGAGATAGCAGAAAATGCTCTGGGGAAACACAAGGAAAGAATAGGGCACAG gTATATTGAGATCTTCAGAAGTAGCAGGAGTGAAATCAAAGGATTTTATGATCCACCAAGAAGATTGCTGGGCCAGCGACCGGGACCATATGATAGACCAATAGGAGGAAGAGGGGGTTATTATGGAGCTGGGCGTGGAAGTATGTATGACAGAATGCGACGAGGAGGTGATGGATATGATGGTG GTTATGGAGGTTTTGATGACTATGGTGGCTATAATAATTATGGCTATGGAAATGATGGCTTTGATGACAGAATGAGAGATGGAAGag GTATGGGAGGACATGGCTATGGTGGAGCCGGTGATGCAAGTTCAGGTTTCCATGGTGGTCATTTTGTACATATGAGAGGATTGCCTTTTCGTGCAACTGAAAATGACATTGCTAAT ttcttctcaCCACTAAATCCAATACGAGTGCATATTGATATTGGAGCTGATGGCAGAGCAACAGGAGAAGCAGATGTAGAATTTGTGACACATGAAGATGCAGTAGCTGCCATGTCTAAAGATAAGAATAACATGC AACATCGATACATTGAACTCTTCTTGAATTCTACTCCTGGAGGTGGCTCTGGAATGGGAGGTTCTGGAATGGGAGGCTACGGCAGAGATGGAATGG ataatcaagGAGGTTATGGCTCTGTTGGAAGAATGGGAATGGGAAACAATTACAGTGGAGGCTATGGTACTCCTGACGGTTTGGGTGGTTATG GCCgcggtggtggtggcagtggaggttACTATGGGCAAGGTGGCATGAGTGGAGGTGGATGGCGTGGGATGTACTAA
- the HNRNPH3 gene encoding heterogeneous nuclear ribonucleoprotein H3 isoform X2 has protein sequence MDWVMKHNGPNDASDGTVRLRGLPFGCSKEEIVQFFQGLEIVPNGITLTMDYQGRSTGEAFVQFASKEIAENALGKHKERIGHRYIEIFRSSRSEIKGFYDPPRRLLGQRPGPYDRPIGGRGGYYGAGRGSYGGFDDYGGYNNYGYGNDGFDDRMRDGRGMGGHGYGGAGDASSGFHGGHFVHMRGLPFRATENDIANFFSPLNPIRVHIDIGADGRATGEADVEFVTHEDAVAAMSKDKNNMQHRYIELFLNSTPGGGSGMGGSGMGGYGRDGMDNQGGYGSVGRMGMGNNYSGGYGTPDGLGGYGRGGGGSGGYYGQGGMSGGGWRGMY, from the exons ATGGATTGGGTTATGAAACATAATGGTCCAAATGACGCTAGTGATGGGACAGTACGACTTCGTGGACTGCCATTTGGTTGCAGCAAAGAGGAAATAGTTCAGTTCTTTCAAG GGTTGGAAATCGTGCCAAATGGGATAACATTGACGATGGACTACCAGGGGAGAAGCACAGGGGAGGCCTTCGTGCAGTTTGCTTCAAAGGAGATAGCAGAAAATGCTCTGGGGAAACACAAGGAAAGAATAGGGCACAG gTATATTGAGATCTTCAGAAGTAGCAGGAGTGAAATCAAAGGATTTTATGATCCACCAAGAAGATTGCTGGGCCAGCGACCGGGACCATATGATAGACCAATAGGAGGAAGAGGGGGTTATTATGGAGCTGGGCGTGGAA GTTATGGAGGTTTTGATGACTATGGTGGCTATAATAATTATGGCTATGGAAATGATGGCTTTGATGACAGAATGAGAGATGGAAGag GTATGGGAGGACATGGCTATGGTGGAGCCGGTGATGCAAGTTCAGGTTTCCATGGTGGTCATTTTGTACATATGAGAGGATTGCCTTTTCGTGCAACTGAAAATGACATTGCTAAT ttcttctcaCCACTAAATCCAATACGAGTGCATATTGATATTGGAGCTGATGGCAGAGCAACAGGAGAAGCAGATGTAGAATTTGTGACACATGAAGATGCAGTAGCTGCCATGTCTAAAGATAAGAATAACATGC AACATCGATACATTGAACTCTTCTTGAATTCTACTCCTGGAGGTGGCTCTGGAATGGGAGGTTCTGGAATGGGAGGCTACGGCAGAGATGGAATGG ataatcaagGAGGTTATGGCTCTGTTGGAAGAATGGGAATGGGAAACAATTACAGTGGAGGCTATGGTACTCCTGACGGTTTGGGTGGTTATG GCCgcggtggtggtggcagtggaggttACTATGGGCAAGGTGGCATGAGTGGAGGTGGATGGCGTGGGATGTACTAA
- the HNRNPH3 gene encoding heterogeneous nuclear ribonucleoprotein H3 isoform X4, whose product MRDGRGMGGHGYGGAGDASSGFHGGHFVHMRGLPFRATENDIANFFSPLNPIRVHIDIGADGRATGEADVEFVTHEDAVAAMSKDKNNMQHRYIELFLNSTPGGGSGMGGSGMGGYGRDGMDNQGGYGSVGRMGMGNNYSGGYGTPDGLGGYGRGGGGSGGYYGQGGMSGGGWRGMY is encoded by the exons ATGAGAGATGGAAGag GTATGGGAGGACATGGCTATGGTGGAGCCGGTGATGCAAGTTCAGGTTTCCATGGTGGTCATTTTGTACATATGAGAGGATTGCCTTTTCGTGCAACTGAAAATGACATTGCTAAT ttcttctcaCCACTAAATCCAATACGAGTGCATATTGATATTGGAGCTGATGGCAGAGCAACAGGAGAAGCAGATGTAGAATTTGTGACACATGAAGATGCAGTAGCTGCCATGTCTAAAGATAAGAATAACATGC AACATCGATACATTGAACTCTTCTTGAATTCTACTCCTGGAGGTGGCTCTGGAATGGGAGGTTCTGGAATGGGAGGCTACGGCAGAGATGGAATGG ataatcaagGAGGTTATGGCTCTGTTGGAAGAATGGGAATGGGAAACAATTACAGTGGAGGCTATGGTACTCCTGACGGTTTGGGTGGTTATG GCCgcggtggtggtggcagtggaggttACTATGGGCAAGGTGGCATGAGTGGAGGTGGATGGCGTGGGATGTACTAA